The genomic interval TACACGCCGGTAAATAGTGGTTCATGCCGTCGATATAGGACTTGAGGGGCAGGGGGTTGGCGGTATCGAAGCAGACCACCTGTCCCGCGGCGTGAACACCGGCATCCGTCCGGCTGGCCGTTTTAATTCTTATCCTTTCCCTGGTTAGTTTATATAGCGCTTTTTCTATTTCTCCCTGGATTGTAGGAGCATTGGCCTGCAACTGGGAGCCGTGGTAATCAGTGCCGTCATATTCAATAATTAAAATAATCCTGGTGCCTGCATCAGAGCCTGCCACCATTTTCCCCCGGATGGCCGCTAGACCAGCTCCAGCTGGGCCATGGGCGCATTATCCCCGAGGCGCGGCGACAGCTTGGTCAGGCGGGTATAGCCGCCGGGGCGCTCCTTGTAGCGCGGGCCGAGCTCGGAAAATACCTTATCGGCCACTTTCTTATCCAGGATGAAAGCCAGCGCCTGGCGGTAGGAATGCAGGCCGCTTTGCTTGCCCAGGGTAATCATCTTTTCCGCCATGCCGCGCACTTCCTTGGCTTTAGCCTCGGTGGTGACGATTTTCTCATGCTTCAGCAAAGCGGTGACCAGGTTGCGGTACAGCGCCCTGCGGTGGCCGGAATCCCGGCCCAGTCTTCTGCCAGCTACATTATGCCTCATGTTAATGGTTCTCCGTGTTAAAGGTTATTCCTCGTCAGACTCATCATCTTCAGCGTCCGCCTTGACGGCCGCCTTCTTCTTCTTGGTCTTGGCCTTGGGTTCTTCTTCCTCGGCCGCGGGCGTCTCCGCCTCTGCCTCTACCTCTGCCTCAAAATCTTCATTCTTGGGGTTCAGGGAAAGCCCGATGGCGGTAAGCCGGTCCTCTATTTCCTGGAAAGACTTCTGCCCGAAGTTGCGCAGCTTGAGCAACTCTTTGGTGCCCTTGCCGATAAGCTCGCCGACGGTGGAGATGTTGCTGCGGCGCAGGCAGTTCATGGTGCGTACCGAGAGGTCCAGCTGCTCTACGGGCATGTTGAATTTCTCATCCGGGATGGCCAGGCGGATGGCGCGCTCCTCGTCCTTCATCTGGGAAATCTTGACGTATTCCACGAAGGGCGTAAGCTGCTCTATCAGTATGCCGGCGGCCTGGCTGATGGTATCAACCGGCAGCATGGTGCCGTCCGTCCAGATATCGACGCGGAGCCGCTCTCGGCTGGTCTCCCGGCCGAGGTGGGTGGGCTCCACCACGTAATTGACCTTGCGGATGGGGGTGAAAATAGCGTCCACGGGGATAGTGCCTACCGGCGTGGTATCCGTGGACTCGGCGCTGCGGAAGCCCATGCCTGTTTCCACGTCCAGCTCCACGTAGAGGCGGGACTTGGGATTATTCAGGGTAATCAGGCACAGGTCCGGGTTGGTAATTTCAAAGTCCGCGGAAGGCTTGATATCGGAAGCGCAAACGCGCCCCTCCCCCTGCGCCTCCAGCACCAGTGTGCCGCCGCGGTCGGACAGGGGCTTGAGTCTTAATTCCTTGATATTAAAGAGGAACTCCATGACGTCCTCTTTGGCGTTAGGGATAACGGTGAACTCGTGCTGGACGCCTTCGATTCTTACCTGGGTGACCGCCGCCCCCGGAAGGTAGCCAAGCAACACGCGGCGCAAAGAATTACCAAGGGTAACGCCGAAGCCTTTTTCCAGCGGTTCGGCGATAAACCTGCCGAAGTTTTCCGCCTGTTCGGTACATTCAATTTTTGGGACTAATAGTCCAGCCATTGAATTATCTCCTTTTAGTAATACTACCGCGAGTAGTACTCAATGACGGCTTTGCCGTCGAACTTGGCATCGACCTGGTCAGGCGTAGGCAGGGCGATAACCTGCCCCACCATGTTCTGACGGTCAAGGCTCAGCCAGCTGAGGACGGTCTTGGCTTCGATGTTCTCCGCCAGCAGCTTGTAATACTCGGTTTTCTGACTGCCTTCGCGCCAGCTGATGGTATCCCCTTCTTTGACGAAGGCGGAAGGGATATCCGCTTTCTTGCCGTTCAGCAGGATATGCCCGTGCATCACGAGCTGACGCGCCTGGGGGCGGGAATCCGCGAAGCCGAGGCGGTAAACCACATTATCGAGTCGCCTTTCCAGCAGTACCAGCAGGGTCTCGCCGGTGATGCCGGGCAGTTTCTCAGCGATATTGAAGGTCTTTTTAAACTGTTTCTCCAGCGTGCCGTAAGTGTAGCGTGCCTTCTGCTTTTCACGCAACTGCAGGCCGCGGTCGGAAAAACGCCGCCGCCGGCGGTTGGTGGAAGCCTGGCCGGGCGCTTTGGGACGTTTGTCAACGGCGCACTTGGGTGTAAAGCAGCGCGCGCCTTTAAGTAGAAGTTTTTCACCATTACGCCGGCATAAACGGCATACTGCTCCTGTATATCTTGCCATACTATTCCCCTTTTAAACCCTTCTCCGCTTGGGAGGCCGGCAGCCGGCGTGCGGGATGGGCGTAATGTCCTTAATCCCGGTGATGTAAAGGCCGGAGCCCTGTAAAGAGCGGATGGCCGCCTCGCGGCCGCTGCCCGGGCCTTTCACAAAAACCTCTACCTGCCGCAACCCGTGTACCATCGCCTTGCGGGCGGCGTCCCGCGCCGCCATCTGGGCCGCGTAGGGCGTGCCCTTGCGGGAGCCCTTGAAACCGGCCGTGCCGGAGCTTCCCCAGCCCAGGGCATTACCCTGCGGGTCAGTCAGCGTTACGATGGTATTATTAAAGCTGGACTGTACATAAGCCCGTCCGGCAGGTACGACTTTACGTTCCCGCCGCCTGACTTTAATTTTCCTTTTCTGTGGCACCCTGTCCTCCTTGTACCGTTCTCATCCGGACTATTTCTTGGTAGATCCGCGCTTCTGACCGCGGCCGGCAACTGTCTTGCGCTTACCTTTCCTGGTACGGGCGTTGGTGCGCGTTCTCTGGCCCCTGGCCGGTAAGCCGTGGCGGTGGCGCAGCCCGCGGTAGCTGCCTATCTCGATAAGGCGTTTGACGTTCAGGTTTACCTCTTTGCGCAGGTCGCCTTCCACCCGGAACTGTTTATCGATGATTTCACGTATTTTGTTTACCTCGGCCTCGGTGAGGTCTTTCACCTTGGTCTCCGGGGCGATTTCCGCCTGCTCGAGGATTTTATAGCTCAAAGCCGGGCCGATGCCGTAAATATAACCCAGGGAGACCCAGGCTTGTTTGTTGACCGGAATATCAATACCAGAAATACGCGGCATATGCTACCTCCTTACCCCTGCCTCTGTTTGTGCTTGGGGTTATCGCAGATAATCCTGACCACGCCGTGGCGTTTGATTACCTTGCATTTTTCACATCTTACTTTGACTGAAGCTTTTACTTTCATGTAATTCAAACCTTTAAATTATTTGAGCCGGTAGGTGATTCTACCACGTTTCAGGTCGTATGGCGATAGCTCTATCAGCACCTTGTCCCCGGGGAGCACCCTGATGTAGTGCATCCTTATCTTGCCCGAGATATGCGCCAGCACCTCGTGCTTATTGGGCAGCTGCACGCGGAACATGGCATTGGGCAGCGCTTCAACGACCGTTCCTTCAACTTCGATGGCTTCTTTTTTAGCCATAAGTCCCCCAAGTCAATACCTCCGGTTCATTATCATCAACGGCTATGGTATGTTCAAAATGAGCGGAAAGACTGCCGTCCGCGGTGAGGACGGTCCACTGGTCTTCCGCCACGCGCGTGTGCCAATCGCCCGCGTTAAGCATGGGCTCCACCGCCAGCGTCATGCCCTTTTTCAGCACCGGCCCGGTGCCCGGCTTGAGTCCGTAAGGCGGCTCGGTGGAGTTGGGAATCTGCGGGTCTTCATGCATCTTCCGTCCGATGCCGTGCCCGGTGTATTCCCGCACCAGCGAATAGCCGCGCGACTCCGCGCAGTCCTGAATGGCCGCCGATACATCTCCCAGCCTCGCCCCGGCTTTAGCGGCGGCGATGCCTTTTTCCAGCGAAGCCCTGGTGGCTTCCATCAAACGGCTGGCTTCCGGGCTGACCTCGCCGACCGGTACGGTCACGGCGGCGTCGCCGTGGAAGCCGTGATATATCGCCCCGAAGTCCAGGGAAACTATGTCCCCGTCTTTCAGGACGCGTGTGCCGGGAATGCCGTGGACGATCTCATCGTTCACGGATACGCAGACAGTGGCCGGGTAGCCGCGGT from Dehalococcoidales bacterium carries:
- the rplQ gene encoding 50S ribosomal protein L17, translated to MRHNVAGRRLGRDSGHRRALYRNLVTALLKHEKIVTTEAKAKEVRGMAEKMITLGKQSGLHSYRQALAFILDKKVADKVFSELGPRYKERPGGYTRLTKLSPRLGDNAPMAQLELV
- a CDS encoding DNA-directed RNA polymerase subunit alpha; this encodes MAGLLVPKIECTEQAENFGRFIAEPLEKGFGVTLGNSLRRVLLGYLPGAAVTQVRIEGVQHEFTVIPNAKEDVMEFLFNIKELRLKPLSDRGGTLVLEAQGEGRVCASDIKPSADFEITNPDLCLITLNNPKSRLYVELDVETGMGFRSAESTDTTPVGTIPVDAIFTPIRKVNYVVEPTHLGRETSRERLRVDIWTDGTMLPVDTISQAAGILIEQLTPFVEYVKISQMKDEERAIRLAIPDEKFNMPVEQLDLSVRTMNCLRRSNISTVGELIGKGTKELLKLRNFGQKSFQEIEDRLTAIGLSLNPKNEDFEAEVEAEAETPAAEEEEPKAKTKKKKAAVKADAEDDESDEE
- the rpsD gene encoding 30S ribosomal protein S4 — protein: MARYTGAVCRLCRRNGEKLLLKGARCFTPKCAVDKRPKAPGQASTNRRRRRFSDRGLQLREKQKARYTYGTLEKQFKKTFNIAEKLPGITGETLLVLLERRLDNVVYRLGFADSRPQARQLVMHGHILLNGKKADIPSAFVKEGDTISWREGSQKTEYYKLLAENIEAKTVLSWLSLDRQNMVGQVIALPTPDQVDAKFDGKAVIEYYSR
- the rpsK gene encoding 30S ribosomal protein S11 translates to MPQKRKIKVRRRERKVVPAGRAYVQSSFNNTIVTLTDPQGNALGWGSSGTAGFKGSRKGTPYAAQMAARDAARKAMVHGLRQVEVFVKGPGSGREAAIRSLQGSGLYITGIKDITPIPHAGCRPPKRRRV
- the rpsM gene encoding 30S ribosomal protein S13, which produces MPRISGIDIPVNKQAWVSLGYIYGIGPALSYKILEQAEIAPETKVKDLTEAEVNKIREIIDKQFRVEGDLRKEVNLNVKRLIEIGSYRGLRHRHGLPARGQRTRTNARTRKGKRKTVAGRGQKRGSTKK
- the rpmJ gene encoding 50S ribosomal protein L36 translates to MKVKASVKVRCEKCKVIKRHGVVRIICDNPKHKQRQG
- the infA gene encoding translation initiation factor IF-1; the encoded protein is MAKKEAIEVEGTVVEALPNAMFRVQLPNKHEVLAHISGKIRMHYIRVLPGDKVLIELSPYDLKRGRITYRLK
- the map gene encoding type I methionyl aminopeptidase; this translates as MGIEIKSEQEIAVMRQSGQIVAEILRTLTKQMKPGMNTKELDTIAAKELKRLGAESSFKGYRGYPATVCVSVNDEIVHGIPGTRVLKDGDIVSLDFGAIYHGFHGDAAVTVPVGEVSPEASRLMEATRASLEKGIAAAKAGARLGDVSAAIQDCAESRGYSLVREYTGHGIGRKMHEDPQIPNSTEPPYGLKPGTGPVLKKGMTLAVEPMLNAGDWHTRVAEDQWTVLTADGSLSAHFEHTIAVDDNEPEVLTWGTYG